Proteins from a genomic interval of Polaribacter sp. Q13:
- a CDS encoding TrkH family potassium uptake protein has translation MTSSLNTKIIFRFLGITAVLNGIFMFIAYPFSVFHNEDAKWGILNAGIVTIIIGLLLYFLNKPKSTNIKKKEGYLIVSLGWLILTLTGMLPYLFSGTIPSVADAFFETISGYSTTGSSILTDIESMPKGILFWRSATHWIGGMGIIVLTVAILPLLGIGGMQLFMAEAPGPSADKLHPRITDTAKRLYLIYIALTFAQFFLLKVAGMTWFDAINHAMATMSTGGFSTKNTSVAFYNNLPLVQYIIIFFMFVAGTNFVLTYFALKGKVRRVFESEEFKYYFFGIIGVSMLIAIIIIFFQDPNLQTTIVHPMVYGKVESAIRHSLFMVISVVTTTGFVSADFTMWNFFATGIFFALFFTGGSAGSTSGGIKIVRHIVMLKSSFLEFKKALHPNAIIPVRLDGKSVPPTIVFNILSFFIIYMLIFVLASVILTLFGLDFMSALGAAASSLGNIGPAIESVSPVNSYAHLSNAAKWFCSFLMLIGRLELFTVLILFTPFFWRKN, from the coding sequence ATGACCAGTAGTTTAAACACCAAAATAATATTTCGATTCTTAGGTATTACGGCAGTATTAAACGGAATTTTCATGTTTATCGCGTATCCGTTTAGCGTGTTTCATAATGAAGACGCTAAATGGGGCATTTTAAATGCAGGAATTGTAACGATAATTATTGGGCTTTTACTTTATTTTTTAAACAAACCCAAAAGCACCAATATTAAAAAAAAAGAAGGATACCTAATAGTATCCTTAGGATGGCTAATACTCACACTTACAGGAATGTTGCCTTATTTATTTTCTGGAACCATACCAAGTGTTGCAGATGCTTTTTTTGAAACCATTTCTGGGTATTCTACCACAGGTTCTTCTATATTAACAGACATAGAGTCCATGCCAAAAGGAATTTTATTTTGGCGAAGTGCTACGCATTGGATTGGAGGAATGGGAATAATCGTTCTTACTGTTGCAATTTTACCTCTTTTAGGTATTGGAGGAATGCAACTTTTTATGGCTGAAGCTCCAGGCCCTTCTGCAGATAAATTACACCCAAGAATTACAGATACGGCAAAACGACTGTATTTAATTTATATAGCACTAACGTTTGCTCAATTTTTTTTATTAAAAGTTGCGGGTATGACTTGGTTTGACGCTATTAATCATGCCATGGCAACAATGAGTACAGGTGGTTTTTCTACAAAAAATACTAGTGTAGCTTTCTATAACAACCTTCCTTTAGTACAATACATTATTATATTTTTTATGTTTGTAGCAGGAACAAACTTTGTACTGACTTATTTTGCCTTAAAAGGAAAAGTTCGTAGAGTATTTGAAAGCGAAGAATTTAAATATTACTTTTTTGGAATCATAGGTGTTTCGATGTTAATAGCTATTATCATCATCTTTTTTCAAGACCCAAATTTACAAACAACCATAGTACATCCAATGGTCTATGGAAAAGTAGAAAGCGCTATCAGACATTCTCTATTTATGGTGATCTCTGTAGTAACAACAACAGGCTTTGTAAGTGCAGATTTTACTATGTGGAACTTCTTTGCCACAGGTATTTTCTTTGCTTTATTTTTTACAGGTGGTTCTGCAGGATCTACAAGTGGTGGTATAAAAATAGTAAGACATATTGTTATGCTTAAAAGTAGTTTTCTAGAATTTAAGAAAGCCTTACACCCAAACGCCATTATACCTGTAAGATTAGACGGAAAATCAGTACCACCTACTATTGTATTTAATATATTATCTTTTTTTATTATTTACATGCTTATTTTTGTTTTGGCCTCTGTAATACTTACTTTATTTGGGTTAGACTTTATGTCTGCACTAGGTGCAGCCGCTTCTTCTTTAGGAAACATTGGCCCTGCTATTGAAAGTGTGAGTCCGGTAAATAGTTATGCGCATTTATCTAATGCCGCCAAATGGTTTTGTTCCTTTTTAATGCTTATTGGTCGTTTAGAACTTTTTACTGTACTAATTTTATTTACCCCTTTCTTTTGGCGTAAAAATTAA
- a CDS encoding DapH/DapD/GlmU-related protein, whose protein sequence is MFKKLDFFFFGWIINFLYPEYYRPKYGYQRYYILFFHYLIPQKLFRLNPKVKWPVHFTSKVHSPEKISKGILCDPGDNIHNYIQASNGIIFGSNIELAPGVSIISSNHDGDNLTNHIKGNPIIIGDNVWIGANTTILPEVKIGNNVIIGANSVVVKDIPSNSIAVGNPCKVIKEKKSYSEDFSKLIFNKKIPKQFERFINITS, encoded by the coding sequence ATGTTTAAAAAACTAGATTTCTTCTTTTTTGGATGGATTATAAATTTTTTATATCCAGAATATTACAGACCTAAATATGGTTACCAACGTTATTATATTTTATTTTTTCATTACTTAATACCTCAGAAACTATTTAGATTAAATCCAAAAGTAAAATGGCCTGTTCATTTTACTTCAAAAGTACATTCTCCAGAAAAAATATCAAAAGGAATTCTTTGTGATCCAGGTGATAATATTCACAACTACATTCAAGCGAGTAACGGAATTATTTTTGGTAGTAATATAGAACTAGCTCCAGGTGTTTCTATTATTTCCTCTAATCATGATGGTGATAATTTAACAAATCATATAAAGGGGAATCCAATTATTATTGGTGATAATGTTTGGATTGGTGCAAATACTACCATTTTACCAGAAGTAAAAATTGGTAATAATGTAATTATTGGAGCAAACTCTGTAGTTGTAAAAGACATCCCTTCTAATTCTATTGCTGTTGGGAATCCTTGTAAAGTAATTAAAGAAAAAAAGAGCTATTCAGAAGATTTTTCTAAATTAATTTTCAATAAAAAAATACCCAAACAATTTGAAAGGTTCATCAATATTACTTCTTAA
- a CDS encoding UDP-N-acetylmuramate--L-alanine ligase — translation MKIHFIAIGGSAMHNLAIALHQKGYQVSGSDDTIHNPSKSRLEKYGLLPEEFGWFPEKIASNLDAIILGMHAKIDNPELLKAQELGLKIYSYPEFLYEQSKDKTRVVIGGSHGKTTITSMILHVLNYHEKEVDYMVGAQLEGFETMVHLTEENDFIVLEGDEYLSSPIDMRPKFHLYKPNIALLSGIAWDHINVFPTFEGYVEQFKIFTDSMVNGGSMVYNEEDAIVKEVVESSENHIKKYPYTTPKHFIENGITYLETSEGNLPLEVFGKHNLQNLAGAKWICQHMGIDEDDFYEAIASFAGASKRLEKIVETPSTVIFKDFAHSPSKVEATTKAVKEQYSERTVLACLELHTYSSLNAEFLAEYKGALDAADKAVVFYSPHAVKIKQLSAVTAEQIANAFERDDLVIYTNPDEFKAFLFSQNLEKTAVVLMSSGNYGGLDFEEVKGLV, via the coding sequence ATGAAAATTCACTTTATTGCTATTGGCGGAAGCGCAATGCACAACTTAGCAATTGCTTTACACCAAAAAGGATACCAAGTTTCTGGTTCTGATGATACAATTCACAATCCTTCTAAATCTAGATTAGAAAAATATGGTTTGTTACCAGAAGAATTTGGCTGGTTTCCAGAAAAAATAGCGTCTAACCTAGATGCAATTATTTTGGGAATGCATGCTAAAATTGACAATCCAGAGTTGTTAAAGGCACAAGAATTAGGTTTAAAAATTTATTCTTATCCAGAATTTTTATACGAACAATCTAAAGATAAAACGCGAGTTGTTATTGGAGGTTCTCATGGAAAAACAACCATTACTTCTATGATTCTACATGTATTAAATTATCATGAAAAAGAAGTAGATTACATGGTTGGTGCGCAATTAGAAGGTTTTGAAACCATGGTGCATTTAACTGAAGAAAACGATTTTATTGTTTTAGAAGGTGATGAGTACTTGAGTTCGCCAATAGATATGAGACCAAAGTTTCATTTATACAAACCAAATATTGCGTTATTAAGCGGGATTGCTTGGGATCATATTAATGTTTTTCCAACATTTGAAGGGTATGTAGAGCAGTTTAAAATCTTTACAGATTCTATGGTAAACGGAGGAAGTATGGTTTATAATGAAGAAGATGCAATTGTAAAAGAGGTTGTAGAATCATCAGAAAATCATATTAAGAAGTATCCTTATACGACACCTAAACATTTTATTGAAAACGGAATTACCTATTTAGAAACATCAGAAGGAAACTTACCATTAGAGGTTTTTGGAAAACACAATCTTCAAAATTTAGCAGGAGCAAAGTGGATTTGTCAGCACATGGGAATTGATGAAGATGATTTTTATGAAGCCATTGCTAGTTTTGCAGGAGCAAGCAAGCGATTAGAGAAAATTGTAGAAACTCCATCAACAGTAATTTTTAAAGACTTTGCACACTCACCAAGTAAAGTGGAGGCAACTACAAAAGCCGTAAAAGAACAATATTCTGAGAGAACTGTTTTGGCTTGTTTAGAATTACATACCTATTCTAGTTTAAATGCTGAGTTTTTAGCAGAATATAAAGGAGCCTTAGATGCAGCTGACAAAGCGGTGGTGTTTTATTCTCCGCATGCCGTGAAAATTAAACAATTATCAGCCGTTACTGCGGAACAAATTGCAAACGCTTTTGAAAGAGATGATTTGGTTATTTATACGAATCCCGATGAATTTAAAGCATTCTTATTTAGTCAGAATTTAGAGAAAACAGCAGTTGTTTTAATGAGTTCTGGTAATTATGGAGGTTTAGATTTTGAAGAGGTTAAAGGTTTGGTTTAG
- the radC gene encoding DNA repair protein RadC — protein MEKLTIKSWALDDRPREKLLAKGKAALSDAELIAILIGSGNRQESAVALSKRILQAVDGNINELAKLSVEKLTTFKGIGEAKAIAIITALEIGKRRQLEIALEKPKITSSKDGFNVMQPVIGDLEHEEFWVLFLNNSNKVLAKSQISKGGLTATVVDVRLLFKRALELASVAMIVCHNHPSGKLQPSNADKQLTQKIKEAGNTLDIKLLDHLIITEKAYFSFADEGYL, from the coding sequence ATGGAAAAGTTAACTATTAAATCTTGGGCTTTAGATGATAGACCAAGAGAAAAACTGTTGGCAAAAGGAAAGGCAGCACTTTCTGATGCAGAATTAATAGCAATCCTTATTGGTTCTGGTAATAGACAAGAAAGCGCAGTAGCTCTTTCTAAAAGAATTTTACAAGCTGTAGATGGCAACATAAACGAGCTTGCAAAATTATCCGTAGAAAAATTAACAACATTTAAAGGCATAGGAGAAGCAAAGGCAATTGCTATTATTACGGCTTTAGAAATAGGAAAAAGAAGGCAATTAGAAATTGCCTTAGAAAAACCTAAGATTACCAGTAGTAAAGATGGTTTTAATGTAATGCAACCTGTTATTGGAGATTTAGAGCACGAAGAATTTTGGGTGTTGTTTTTAAATAATTCGAACAAAGTTTTAGCTAAAAGTCAGATAAGCAAAGGAGGTTTAACAGCTACTGTGGTAGATGTTAGATTGTTGTTTAAAAGAGCCTTAGAATTGGCTTCTGTAGCAATGATTGTATGTCATAACCATCCTTCAGGGAAATTGCAACCTAGTAATGCCGATAAACAACTTACTCAAAAAATTAAAGAAGCAGGAAACACTTTAGATATAAAACTCTTAGATCATTTAATAATTACTGAAAAAGCGTATTTTAGCTTTGCAGATGAAGGGTACTTATAG
- a CDS encoding polysaccharide deacetylase family protein: MILVYTHKITPRVRYIFKHILTRTLLIPVDFTSKVEEFVAFNGPKMTYTKTPLGNEFFVKSNSLLFEQGVNDMEISIQKWDEVPCFFKTGPKSSIPFDVFAASFYLITRYEEYLPHVKDIHGRYTADQSLAYKHRFLEKPVVDIWAYKLLDALKEKFPDYEYKKREYKFISTIDIDNAYAYKYKSLVRSVGGFLNDLVHLRILNVWNRFAVTFNIKNDPFDTFHRILKVRREQDVKTIFFFLIGDYTTFDTNVSASKRKYRLLIKEMVDYAKVGLHPSYFTMNNAPLLKKEKHRLEEIINSPIQRSRQHYLRFSLPDTYQNLIDLEVEEDYSMGYASNVGFRASTCTPFYFYDLDFEIQTPLKVFPFALMDTTLNDYMKLTPKQSLGRIRDIKNEVKAVNGCFITLFHNESLSDYLRWKGWKRLYESMVKIAVS; the protein is encoded by the coding sequence ATGATACTAGTTTACACACATAAAATTACACCGAGAGTTCGTTATATTTTTAAGCACATTCTTACAAGAACTTTATTAATTCCTGTAGATTTTACTTCTAAAGTTGAAGAATTTGTGGCATTTAATGGGCCTAAAATGACCTATACAAAAACACCATTAGGGAATGAGTTTTTTGTAAAAAGTAACAGTTTATTATTTGAACAAGGTGTTAATGATATGGAGATTTCTATTCAAAAATGGGATGAAGTTCCTTGTTTCTTTAAAACCGGGCCAAAATCTTCTATTCCTTTTGATGTTTTTGCGGCAAGTTTCTATCTAATTACTAGATATGAGGAGTATTTACCACATGTAAAGGATATTCATGGACGTTATACTGCAGACCAAAGTTTAGCGTATAAGCATCGTTTTTTAGAAAAGCCAGTAGTAGATATTTGGGCGTATAAATTATTAGATGCTTTAAAAGAAAAGTTTCCAGATTATGAATATAAAAAACGTGAATACAAATTTATTTCTACGATAGATATAGACAATGCTTACGCTTATAAATATAAGAGTTTAGTAAGAAGCGTAGGTGGTTTTTTAAATGATTTAGTTCATTTAAGAATACTTAATGTTTGGAATCGTTTTGCTGTGACTTTTAATATTAAAAATGATCCTTTTGACACTTTTCATAGAATTTTAAAAGTTAGAAGAGAACAAGATGTTAAAACTATTTTTTTCTTTTTAATTGGAGATTATACTACTTTTGATACCAATGTCTCTGCATCTAAAAGAAAGTACAGATTACTAATTAAAGAAATGGTAGATTATGCCAAAGTTGGTTTGCATCCTTCTTATTTTACGATGAACAATGCTCCTTTATTAAAAAAAGAAAAACACAGATTAGAAGAAATTATTAATTCACCAATTCAAAGATCTAGACAACATTATTTACGCTTTAGTTTACCAGACACCTATCAAAATTTAATAGATTTAGAAGTAGAAGAAGATTATTCTATGGGGTATGCAAGCAATGTTGGTTTTAGGGCAAGTACATGTACTCCTTTTTATTTTTACGATTTAGATTTCGAAATTCAAACACCTTTAAAAGTATTTCCTTTTGCCTTAATGGATACTACTTTAAATGATTATATGAAACTAACTCCTAAACAATCTTTAGGTAGAATTAGAGATATAAAAAACGAAGTAAAAGCGGTTAATGGCTGTTTTATTACTTTATTTCATAATGAAAGTTTAAGTGATTATTTACGTTGGAAAGGTTGGAAAAGATTGTATGAATCTATGGTTAAAATAGCAGTTTCGTAA
- a CDS encoding nucleotidyltransferase family protein: protein MNYKETLFFVAKCLTISSEEKNKQEIEIQLKTTEIDWDSVVKVSTGHFVFPALYCNLKRANFLHYLPEELVNYMIHITNLNRERNEQIIEQAKEINELLLTNNITPIFLKGTGNLLEGLYEDIGERMVGDIDFIFSEEDYTKAIKLLTNNEYSKVHKTTYDFPQFKHHPRLQKLKKIAAVEIHKELLIEKYADEFNYNIVKKNSQIINKINVISFENQLALSIIATQINDNGFHFKNISLRNAYDVFLLSKKINSNKGFDEFQKLKTPLNCFYASCFEVFNRPTSLKYNSTVEIESYLNIFYKQLNNNVLKVKRHKKTENILFIKKRLSIIYKSFFDKAYRKWLLNRVTDKHWIQIKLIQLGLKKTKPNL, encoded by the coding sequence ATGAATTATAAAGAAACACTCTTTTTTGTAGCTAAATGTTTAACAATTTCTTCGGAAGAAAAAAACAAACAAGAGATAGAAATACAATTAAAAACTACAGAAATAGATTGGGATTCCGTTGTAAAAGTAAGTACTGGTCATTTTGTATTCCCTGCTTTGTATTGCAATCTTAAAAGAGCCAATTTCTTGCATTATTTACCAGAAGAATTAGTGAATTATATGATTCATATTACTAATTTAAATAGAGAGAGAAATGAGCAAATTATTGAGCAGGCTAAAGAAATAAATGAACTTTTATTAACAAACAATATTACTCCAATTTTCTTAAAAGGAACCGGAAACTTACTTGAAGGATTATACGAAGATATTGGTGAAAGAATGGTTGGCGATATTGATTTTATTTTCTCCGAAGAAGATTATACAAAAGCAATCAAATTATTAACAAATAATGAATATTCTAAAGTACATAAAACTACATACGATTTCCCTCAATTTAAACACCATCCAAGACTACAAAAGTTAAAAAAAATTGCTGCTGTAGAAATTCATAAAGAATTATTAATTGAAAAATATGCCGATGAGTTTAATTATAATATTGTAAAGAAAAACTCGCAAATAATAAATAAAATAAATGTAATTAGTTTTGAAAATCAACTAGCTTTATCAATTATTGCTACTCAAATAAATGATAATGGATTTCACTTCAAAAATATTTCTTTAAGAAATGCATACGATGTTTTTTTACTTTCTAAAAAAATAAATTCAAATAAAGGTTTTGATGAATTTCAAAAATTAAAAACCCCTTTAAATTGTTTTTATGCAAGTTGTTTTGAAGTTTTTAATAGACCAACTTCTTTAAAATATAATTCTACTGTAGAAATAGAAAGTTATCTAAACATTTTTTATAAGCAACTAAATAATAATGTTTTAAAAGTTAAAAGGCATAAAAAAACAGAAAATATTCTTTTTATAAAAAAGAGATTGAGCATTATTTATAAATCATTTTTTGACAAAGCTTATAGGAAGTGGCTATTAAATAGAGTAACGGATAAACATTGGATACAAATAAAACTTATTCAACTTGGTCTAAAAAAAACTAAACCAAACCTTTAA
- the trkA gene encoding Trk system potassium transporter TrkA, whose translation MKIIIAGAGDVGFHLAKLLSYESQDTYIIDFDGEKLEYLNSHLDVITKKGDATSIKLLKEIGIDSADLLIAVTDSQNTNFTISVIGKSLGVKKTIARIDNPEFLNNCEVDFTQFGLDFMISPQELAANEIKMLLNQSSFNDTVAFESGIFNVLGTPLTYKSPIVNLTVKEAKQKFSDVDFITIAIKRQGESQTIIPRGDVVYEIGDQVYFCVPNYSMKDLYPITGKKRLHIKNVMILGGGSIGEKTARKLCKDNFRVKLIEKKKDKAEFLAEQLSDTLVIHGDGRDLELLEEENIRETDAFIAVTGNSETNIMSCLVAKSKGVKKTVALVENMDYIDISQTIGIQSLINKKLLAASNIFRHIRKGEILDLANLHNVDAEVFEFEVQEGAKVSEFPIKNLRVPRAAVFGGVIRDKKAILPDGNMQIKTGDKVIVFCLPEAITAVERLFK comes from the coding sequence ATGAAAATTATCATAGCAGGAGCTGGAGACGTTGGTTTTCACTTAGCTAAACTTCTTTCTTACGAATCTCAAGACACCTATATCATAGATTTTGATGGTGAAAAACTAGAATATCTTAACAGTCATTTAGACGTTATTACTAAAAAAGGAGATGCTACATCCATAAAATTATTAAAAGAAATTGGTATTGATTCTGCTGATTTATTAATTGCCGTTACCGATAGCCAGAATACCAATTTTACAATTTCTGTGATTGGTAAATCATTAGGGGTTAAAAAAACAATTGCAAGAATAGACAATCCAGAATTTCTAAATAATTGTGAAGTAGACTTTACCCAATTTGGTTTAGACTTTATGATTTCTCCGCAAGAATTAGCCGCAAACGAAATTAAAATGTTGTTAAATCAATCTTCTTTTAATGACACTGTAGCCTTTGAAAGTGGTATTTTTAATGTGTTAGGAACGCCATTAACCTATAAATCTCCCATTGTAAATTTAACAGTTAAAGAGGCCAAACAAAAATTTTCTGATGTAGATTTTATAACCATTGCCATTAAAAGACAAGGAGAATCTCAAACCATTATTCCTAGAGGAGATGTTGTTTATGAAATAGGCGACCAAGTCTATTTTTGTGTCCCTAATTACAGTATGAAAGATCTATATCCTATTACAGGTAAAAAGCGACTTCATATTAAAAATGTAATGATTCTTGGAGGTGGTAGTATTGGAGAAAAAACAGCAAGAAAGCTTTGTAAAGATAACTTTAGAGTAAAACTAATTGAAAAGAAAAAAGATAAAGCGGAGTTCCTAGCAGAGCAACTAAGCGATACTTTAGTTATTCATGGAGATGGAAGAGATTTAGAACTATTAGAAGAAGAAAACATTAGAGAAACAGATGCTTTTATTGCAGTTACAGGAAACTCTGAAACCAATATTATGTCTTGTTTAGTTGCAAAATCTAAAGGAGTTAAAAAAACGGTGGCTTTAGTTGAAAATATGGATTATATTGATATTTCTCAAACCATTGGAATTCAATCTTTAATTAACAAAAAATTACTTGCAGCAAGCAACATTTTTAGACATATTAGAAAAGGTGAAATTTTAGATCTAGCCAATTTACATAATGTAGATGCCGAAGTTTTTGAATTTGAGGTTCAAGAAGGTGCCAAAGTTTCTGAATTTCCTATTAAAAATTTACGTGTTCCAAGAGCGGCTGTTTTTGGTGGCGTTATTAGAGATAAAAAAGCAATTTTACCTGACGGAAATATGCAGATTAAGACTGGTGATAAAGTAATTGTATTCTGTTTGCCAGAAGCTATAACTGCTGTAGAGCGTTTATTTAAATAA
- a CDS encoding tetratricopeptide repeat protein — MKLNHLRSSVLLKASFYSIIFFCIISFSSCDKKVEYKEVTKDDGVFLSGKMIPDDHFLGDQKCKECHQDQFKKWKGSDHDKAMQIADSVSVLGDFNNKKFVSQGVTSHFYKKDTDFYVNTEGPDGENHDYKIVYTFGVTPLQQFIVQFPNGHYQCLRTAWDSVKNKWFDLYPDFKVVHSEWLHWSRGGLNWNNMCADCHSTNVRKNYEEKTHSYDTKFAIINVNCEACHGPGKKHVADVEELGEKYVASGTFQMTTDTAPRELVDECARCHMRREQFSEFFNFEGTLLDHYYPQLLEAPLYQADGQILDEDYVYGSFLQSKMYNNDVTCTNCHDAHTLKLKFDGNKLCAQCHAPETFDTPEHHFHQPNTDGAKCINCHMPGRFYMGNDFRRDHSFRIPRPDLSVKYGTPNACAGCHKDKDDVWAAKSFKKLFGEVDSIHFSDKLAPGITMQPNGHVGLIELMHDKHQPEIVRASATKVLSNYNAQNFVQDYISLLNDDSALVRGASVDVLSSVNSTDYTAYFLPLLEDPKRSIRIKAFYGLGGVKEADIPEVYKESYAKVKKEFYLNLKTNADFVGSRMKRGDYYLKQGNMAKAIESFESALSIDNINNQIRISLATLYYNNKEYKKAEDAFKIVIEQEPKYGPVYYSLALMYAELNRVDEAIVQLKKASKIMPDNIRVYYNLGLLYDKKKDYKNGEKALVSGLKVEGTNEGLLYALAYLYSKSDQNEKAKNIVQTLIDLYPNNQQYRNFLNQL; from the coding sequence GTGAAATTAAATCATTTACGCTCATCAGTCCTTTTAAAAGCAAGTTTTTATTCAATCATATTTTTCTGTATTATTTCTTTTTCTTCTTGTGATAAAAAAGTTGAATACAAGGAAGTTACTAAAGATGATGGTGTTTTCCTTTCGGGTAAAATGATTCCTGATGATCATTTTTTAGGAGATCAAAAATGTAAAGAATGTCATCAAGATCAGTTTAAAAAATGGAAAGGATCAGATCATGATAAAGCCATGCAAATTGCAGATAGTGTTTCTGTTTTAGGTGATTTTAATAATAAAAAATTCGTAAGTCAAGGAGTTACTTCTCACTTCTACAAAAAGGATACGGATTTTTATGTAAATACAGAAGGACCAGATGGTGAAAATCATGATTATAAAATTGTTTATACTTTTGGTGTTACACCTTTGCAACAATTCATTGTGCAATTTCCTAATGGACATTATCAATGTTTAAGAACTGCTTGGGATTCTGTTAAAAATAAATGGTTTGATTTATATCCAGATTTTAAGGTTGTGCACTCAGAATGGTTGCATTGGTCTAGAGGCGGTTTAAATTGGAATAATATGTGTGCCGACTGTCACTCTACAAATGTTCGTAAAAATTACGAAGAGAAAACGCATAGTTATGATACTAAGTTTGCAATTATTAATGTAAACTGTGAAGCTTGTCACGGACCAGGAAAAAAACATGTTGCCGATGTAGAGGAGCTTGGTGAAAAATATGTTGCAAGCGGAACTTTTCAAATGACTACAGATACTGCGCCAAGAGAATTGGTAGATGAATGTGCCCGTTGCCACATGAGAAGAGAGCAGTTTTCTGAGTTTTTTAATTTTGAAGGGACACTTTTAGATCATTATTATCCACAATTATTAGAAGCCCCTTTGTATCAAGCAGACGGACAAATTTTAGATGAAGATTATGTGTATGGTTCTTTTTTACAGAGCAAGATGTATAATAATGATGTTACTTGTACGAATTGCCACGATGCACACACGTTAAAACTAAAGTTTGATGGGAATAAATTGTGTGCCCAATGTCATGCACCAGAAACATTTGATACACCAGAACATCATTTTCATCAACCAAATACAGATGGTGCAAAATGTATAAATTGCCACATGCCTGGTAGATTTTATATGGGAAATGATTTTAGAAGAGACCATAGTTTTAGAATACCTAGACCAGATTTAAGTGTTAAATACGGAACGCCAAATGCATGTGCAGGCTGTCATAAAGATAAAGACGATGTTTGGGCGGCCAAAAGCTTTAAAAAACTATTTGGAGAAGTAGATTCTATTCATTTTTCAGATAAATTAGCACCAGGAATTACCATGCAACCTAACGGACATGTAGGGCTAATTGAATTGATGCATGACAAACATCAACCAGAAATAGTAAGAGCTTCTGCCACAAAAGTATTGTCTAATTATAATGCGCAAAATTTTGTGCAAGATTATATTTCTCTTTTAAATGATGATTCTGCCTTAGTAAGAGGTGCTAGTGTAGATGTTTTAAGTAGTGTAAATAGCACAGACTATACGGCATATTTTTTACCACTTTTAGAAGATCCAAAAAGAAGTATTAGAATTAAAGCTTTTTATGGATTAGGAGGCGTAAAAGAAGCAGATATTCCTGAAGTTTACAAAGAGAGTTATGCTAAAGTAAAGAAAGAGTTCTACTTAAATTTAAAAACAAATGCAGATTTTGTAGGATCAAGAATGAAAAGAGGAGATTATTATCTGAAACAAGGTAATATGGCAAAAGCTATAGAAAGTTTTGAAAGTGCCTTGTCAATTGATAATATCAATAATCAAATCAGAATAAGTTTAGCTACATTATATTACAATAATAAAGAGTACAAGAAGGCAGAAGATGCTTTTAAAATTGTTATTGAACAAGAACCAAAATATGGGCCTGTTTATTATTCTTTAGCTTTAATGTATGCAGAATTAAATAGAGTAGATGAAGCAATTGTTCAGCTTAAGAAGGCATCGAAAATAATGCCAGATAATATTCGTGTTTATTATAATTTGGGTTTATTATATGATAAAAAGAAAGATTATAAAAATGGAGAAAAAGCCTTGGTTTCTGGTCTTAAGGTAGAAGGTACAAATGAAGGTTTATTGTATGCGTTGGCTTATTTATATTCTAAGTCTGATCAAAATGAAAAAGCGAAAAATATTGTACAAACATTAATTGATTTGTATCCAAACAATCAGCAATATAGAAATTTTTTAAATCAATTATAA